A window from Engraulis encrasicolus isolate BLACKSEA-1 chromosome 13, IST_EnEncr_1.0, whole genome shotgun sequence encodes these proteins:
- the LOC134461892 gene encoding gastrula zinc finger protein XlCGF7.1-like isoform X2 produces the protein MRAAEYDVTAGADGRRPTNQIVENPDLENGIKTEMDDDGYESPASPGEGPLKIVVINEEGEEEEVEWGTDREEEEVECGTERSHNDSSTKRDNKQIQSDGRRESEGKGGHTATSDHQTASPDHPSAKTDHQTRPRFQCPHCEKSFAHMGTLNKHLVAHLVDNPFQCSDCGKNFGYADTLKKHQRIHSGEKPFECTQCGKTFGRMAHLVSHQRLHSGEKPYGCTQCDKTFAHVSSLKAHEATHTGETPHECAQCGKRFAATSNLQVHMRVHSGEKPYACSQCGKRFGYISNLKDHQRIHQGVKPFECSHCGKRFSQMSSHRRHEMIHLAK, from the exons ATGCGTGCAGCAGAATATGACGTGACAGCCGGAGCAGACGGTCG TCGACCTACCAATCAAATTGTGGAGAATCCTGATTTGGAAAACGGCATAAAAACTGAAATGGATGATGATGGTTATGAGTCACCTGCCAGTCCTGGTGAAGGACCTCTGAAGATCGTGGTCATaaatgaggaaggagaggaggaagaggtggaatgGGGCACggacagagaagaggaagaggtggagtgtGGCACAGAGCGCAGTCACAATGACTCTTCTACAAAAA GAGACAATAAACAGATCCAGTCTGATGGAAGACGAGAATCAGAGGGGAAAGGCGGACACACAGCAACGTCGGACCATCAAACAGCATCGCCGGATCATCCATCAGCAAAGACGGATCATCAAACCAGGCCCCGGTTTCAGTGCCCTCACTGTGAAAAGAGCTTCGCTCACATGGGAACGCTCAATAAACACCTGGTGGCACACCTGGTGGACAACCCGTTCCAGTGCTCTGACTGCGGAAAGAACTTTGGTTACGCGGACACGCTGAAGAAACACCAGAGGATCCATTCGGGAGAAAAGCCGTTCGAGTGCACCCAGTGTGGAAAGACGTTCGGACGAATGGCTCATCTGGTGTCCCATCAGAGGCTCCACTCCGGGGAAAAGCCATACGGGTGCACGCAGTGCGATAAGACATTCGCCCACGTGTCCAGTCTCAAAGCCCACGAGGCTACTCATACGGGGGAGACGCCGCACGAGTGCGCTCAGTGCGGGAAGCGCTTTGCTGCCACGTCTAACCTGCAGGTCCACATGAGGGTCCACTCGGGGGAGAAACCCTATGCCTGCTCTCAGTGCGGGAAGCGGTTTGGATACATCAGCAACCTGAAAGACCACCAGCGGATTCACCAGGGGGTGAAGCCATTCGAGTGCTCGCACTGCGGAAAGAGATTCAGCCAAATGTCCAGCCACAGACGCCACGAGATGATCCATTTAGCCAAATGA
- the LOC134461892 gene encoding zinc finger protein 239-like isoform X1 — MATPQTPVAEDMTEVNCNASLSFSRPTNQIVENPDLENGIKTEMDDDGYESPASPGEGPLKIVVINEEGEEEEVEWGTDREEEEVECGTERSHNDSSTKRDNKQIQSDGRRESEGKGGHTATSDHQTASPDHPSAKTDHQTRPRFQCPHCEKSFAHMGTLNKHLVAHLVDNPFQCSDCGKNFGYADTLKKHQRIHSGEKPFECTQCGKTFGRMAHLVSHQRLHSGEKPYGCTQCDKTFAHVSSLKAHEATHTGETPHECAQCGKRFAATSNLQVHMRVHSGEKPYACSQCGKRFGYISNLKDHQRIHQGVKPFECSHCGKRFSQMSSHRRHEMIHLAK, encoded by the exons ATGGCAACTCCACAAACACCAGTGGCTGAGGATATGACAGAAGTGAACTGTAATGCCTCCCTCTCCTTTAGTCGACCTACCAATCAAATTGTGGAGAATCCTGATTTGGAAAACGGCATAAAAACTGAAATGGATGATGATGGTTATGAGTCACCTGCCAGTCCTGGTGAAGGACCTCTGAAGATCGTGGTCATaaatgaggaaggagaggaggaagaggtggaatgGGGCACggacagagaagaggaagaggtggagtgtGGCACAGAGCGCAGTCACAATGACTCTTCTACAAAAA GAGACAATAAACAGATCCAGTCTGATGGAAGACGAGAATCAGAGGGGAAAGGCGGACACACAGCAACGTCGGACCATCAAACAGCATCGCCGGATCATCCATCAGCAAAGACGGATCATCAAACCAGGCCCCGGTTTCAGTGCCCTCACTGTGAAAAGAGCTTCGCTCACATGGGAACGCTCAATAAACACCTGGTGGCACACCTGGTGGACAACCCGTTCCAGTGCTCTGACTGCGGAAAGAACTTTGGTTACGCGGACACGCTGAAGAAACACCAGAGGATCCATTCGGGAGAAAAGCCGTTCGAGTGCACCCAGTGTGGAAAGACGTTCGGACGAATGGCTCATCTGGTGTCCCATCAGAGGCTCCACTCCGGGGAAAAGCCATACGGGTGCACGCAGTGCGATAAGACATTCGCCCACGTGTCCAGTCTCAAAGCCCACGAGGCTACTCATACGGGGGAGACGCCGCACGAGTGCGCTCAGTGCGGGAAGCGCTTTGCTGCCACGTCTAACCTGCAGGTCCACATGAGGGTCCACTCGGGGGAGAAACCCTATGCCTGCTCTCAGTGCGGGAAGCGGTTTGGATACATCAGCAACCTGAAAGACCACCAGCGGATTCACCAGGGGGTGAAGCCATTCGAGTGCTCGCACTGCGGAAAGAGATTCAGCCAAATGTCCAGCCACAGACGCCACGAGATGATCCATTTAGCCAAATGA